The proteins below are encoded in one region of Cololabis saira isolate AMF1-May2022 chromosome 21, fColSai1.1, whole genome shotgun sequence:
- the atp2a1 gene encoding sarcoplasmic/endoplasmic reticulum calcium ATPase 1 isoform X1, with the protein MENAHSKESPEVLSYFGVTEETGLPPEQVKRNLDKYGYNELPAEEGKSIWELVVEQFEDLLVRILLLAACISFVLALFEEGEETVTAFVEPFVILLILIANAIVGVWQERNAESAIEALKEYEPEMGKVYRSDRKSVQRIKAREIVPGDVVEVSVGDKVPADIRIISIKSTTLRVDQSILTGESVSVIKHTDAVPDPRAVNQDKKNMLFSGTNIASGRATGIAVATGVSTEIGKIRDQMAATEQEKTPLQQKLDEFGEQLSKVISLICVAVWIINIGHFNDPVHGGSWIRGAIYYFKIAVALAVAAIPEGLPAVITTCLALGTRRMAKKNAIVRSLPSVETLGCTSVICSDKTGTLTTNQMCVTKMFIIDKVDGDSVSLGQFDISGSKYTPEGEVTRNNGSVKCGQYDGLVELATICALCNDSSLDYNEAKGIYEKVGEATETALSCLVEKMNVFNTEVRGLSKVERANACCSVIKQLMKKEFTLEFSRDRKSMSVYCAPAKSAKSPVGNKMFIKGAPEGVIDRCTYVRVGTNRVPLTGPVKDHILSVIKEWGTGRDTLRCLALATRDSPLRKEEMNLEDSNNFVDYETDLTFVGCVGMLDPPRKEVMSSIELCRAAGIRVIMITGDNKGTAVAICRRIGIFSEDEDVNGKAFTGREFDDLSPYDQKNAVRKGCCFARVEPSHKSKIVEFLQGMDEITAMTGDGVNDAPALKKAEIGIAMGSGTAVAKSASEMVLADDNFSSIVSAVEEGRAIYNNMKQFIRYLISSNVGEVVCIFLTAALGLPEALIPVQLLWVNLVTDGLPATALGFNPPDLDIMGRLPRSPREPLISGWLFFRYLTIGGYVGAATVAAAAWWFLYCDEGPMVSFYQLSHFMQCSEDNEDFASIRCDVFESSPPMTMALSVLVTIEMCNALNSLSENQSLVRMPPWSNCWLLSAMTLSMSLHFMIIYVDPLPMIFKLTHLNVEQWLMVAKLSFPVILFDELLKFVARTYLEGKV; encoded by the exons ATGGAGAACGCACACAGTAAGGAGTCGCCCGAGGTCCTGTCCTACTTCGGAGTCACCGAAGAGACCGGCCTGCCACCTGAGCAGGTGAAGAGGAACCTGGACAAGTACGGCTACAATG AGCTGCCAGCAGAAGAAG gAAAGAGTATCTGGGAATTGGTGGTGGAGCAGTTTGAGGATCTGTTGGTCAGAATCTTACTGCTGGCTGCCTGCATCTCCTTT GTGCTGGCCTTGTTCGAGGAAGGTGAAGAAACGGTCACTGCCTTTGTCGAGCCCTtcgtcatcctcctcatcctcattgCAAATGCCATCGTTGGGGTGTGGCAG GAGCGCAATGCGGAGAGTGCCATCGAAGCCCTGAAGGAGTATGAGCCCGAGATGGGGAAGGTGTACAGGTCggacaggaagagtgtgcagagAATCAAGGCCAGGGAGATTGTTCCTGGAGATGTGGTGGAGGTTTCTG TTGGTGACAAGGTGCCAGCCGACATCAGGATCATCTCCATCAAATCCACAACGCTGCGTGTGGACCAGTCCATTCTTACTG GCGAGTCGGTCAGTGTGATCAAGCACACCGATGCCGTCCCCGACCCCCGAGCTGTCAACCAGGACAAGAAGAACATGCTGTTCTCT GGCACCAACATCGCCTCTGGTAGAGCCACTGGCATCGCTGTTGCAACCGGTGTGTCCACTGAGATTGGAAAGATTCGTGACCAGATGGCAGCGACCGAGCAGGAAAAGACCCCTCTACAGCAAAAACTTGATGAGTTTGGGGAGCAGCTATCCAAG GTCATCTCCCTCATTTGCGTGGCCGTGTGGATCATCAACATTGGCCATTTCAATGACCCCGTCCATGGGGGGTCCTGGATCCGAGGTGCCATCTACTATTTCAAGATTGCTGTGGCTTTGGCTGTGGCTGCCATCCCCGAAG GTCTTCCCGCTGTCATCACCACCTGCCTGGCGCTGGGGACCCGTCGTATGGCCAAGAAGAACGCCATCGTCAGAAGTCTGCCGTCCGTGGAAACCTTGGGCTGCACCTCCGTCATCTGCTCCGACAAGACGGGCACCCTCACCACCAACCAGATGTGTGTGACCAAG ATGTTCATCATTGATAAAGTTGATGGCGACAGTGTTTCCCTGGGTCAGTTTGACATTTCAGGCTCCAAGTACACACCTGAAGGAGAAGT GACTAGGAATAATGGGTCTGTGAAGTGCGGACAGTACGATGGGTTAGTTGAGCTGGCAACCATCTGCGCCCTCTGCAATGACTCATCTTTAGACTACAACGAG GCCAAGGGCATTTATGAGAAAGTGGGCGAGGCCACGGAGACAGCCCTGTCCTGTTTGGTGGAGAAGATGAACGTGTTCAACACTGAAGTGCGTGGTCTGTCCAAGGTGGAGCGGGCCAACGCTTGCTGTTCA GTCATCAAGCAGCTGATGAAGAAGGAGTTCACCCTGGAGTTCTCCAGAGACAGGAAGTCCATGTCAGTTTACTGCGCACCTGCCAAGTCAGCCAAGTCTCCTGTGGGGAATAAAATGTTTATCAAG GGCGCTCCAGAAGGTGTGATTGACCGCTGCACTTATGTCCGTGTTGGCACCAACCGCGTACCACTGACTGGTCCAGTCAAAGACCACATCTTGTCGGTCATCAAGGAATGGGGCACCGGACGCGACACCCTCCGCTGCTTGGCCCTCGCCACCCGTGACTCGCCTCTGAGGAAGGAGGAGATGAACCTGGAGGACTCAAATAATTTTGTAGACTATGAG ACTGACTTGACCTTCGTTGGCTGCGTTGGGATGCTTGACCCTCCTCGCAAGGAGGTCATGAGCTCCATCGAGTTGTGCAGAGCTGCCGGCATCCGTGTCATCATGATTACTG GTGACAACAAGGGCACAGCTGTGGCTATCTGCCGCCGCATCGGCATCTtctctgaggatgaggatgtCAATGGAAAAGCCTTCACCGGTCGTGAGTTTGATGACCTTTCGCCGTATGACCAGAAAAACGCCGTCCGAAAGGGTTGCTGCTTTGCCAGAGTGGAGCCGTCACACAAATCTAAGATTGTTGAGTTCCTCCAGGGAATGGATGAGATTACTGCCATG ACCGGTGACGGAGTGAACGATGCCCCTGCCTTGAAAAAGGCGGAGATTGGCATCGCCATGGGCTCTGGCACTGCCGTTGCCAAGTCTGCCTCTGAGATGGTCCTGGCTGACGACAACTTCTCCTCCATTGTGTCTGCCGTTGAGGAGGGCAGAGCCATCTACAACAACATGAAGCAGTTCATCCGCTACCTCATCTCCTCCAACGTAGGCGAGGTCGTCTG CATCTTCTTGACCGCTGCCTTGGGTCTACCTGAAGCTCTGATTCCCGTCCAGCTTCTCTGGGTCAACCTGGTCACTGACGGTCTGCCCGCCACGGCTCTGGGCTTCAACCCCCCCGACCTGGACATCATGGGCAGACTCCCCCGCTCCCCCAGAGAGCCCCTCATCTCCGGTTGGCTCTTCTTCAGATATCTGACCATTGGAG GTTACGTTGGTGCCGCAACAGTGGCAGCAGCAGCTTGGTGGTTCCTGTACTGTGATGAAGGCCCGATGGTCAGCTTCTACCAGCTG TCTCATTTCATGCAGTGCAGCGAGGACAACGAGGACTTTGCGTCCATCCGctgtgatgtgtttgagtcttcTCCCCCTATGACCATGGCTCTGTCCGTGCTGGTCACCATCGAGATGTGCAACGCTCTCAACAG CTTGTCTGAGAACCAGTCCCTGGTGCGCATGCCCCCCTGGAGCAACTGCTGGCTTCTGTCTGCCATGACCCTCTCCATGTCCCTTCACTTCATGATCATCTACGTGGACCCCCTCCCC ATGATCTTCAAGCTTACACATCTGAATGTGGAGCAGTGGTTGATGGTGGCAAAACTGTCCTTCCCCGTCATTCTTTTTGATGAGCTTCTTAAGTTTGTGGCTCGCACATATCTTGAGG GCAAAGTTTAA
- the atp2a1 gene encoding sarcoplasmic/endoplasmic reticulum calcium ATPase 1 isoform X2, whose amino-acid sequence MENAHSKESPEVLSYFGVTEETGLPPEQVKRNLDKYGYNELPAEEGKSIWELVVEQFEDLLVRILLLAACISFVLALFEEGEETVTAFVEPFVILLILIANAIVGVWQERNAESAIEALKEYEPEMGKVYRSDRKSVQRIKAREIVPGDVVEVSVGDKVPADIRIISIKSTTLRVDQSILTGESVSVIKHTDAVPDPRAVNQDKKNMLFSGTNIASGRATGIAVATGVSTEIGKIRDQMAATEQEKTPLQQKLDEFGEQLSKVISLICVAVWIINIGHFNDPVHGGSWIRGAIYYFKIAVALAVAAIPEGLPAVITTCLALGTRRMAKKNAIVRSLPSVETLGCTSVICSDKTGTLTTNQMCVTKMFIIDKVDGDSVSLGQFDISGSKYTPEGEVTRNNGSVKCGQYDGLVELATICALCNDSSLDYNEAKGIYEKVGEATETALSCLVEKMNVFNTEVRGLSKVERANACCSVIKQLMKKEFTLEFSRDRKSMSVYCAPAKSAKSPVGNKMFIKGAPEGVIDRCTYVRVGTNRVPLTGPVKDHILSVIKEWGTGRDTLRCLALATRDSPLRKEEMNLEDSNNFVDYETDLTFVGCVGMLDPPRKEVMSSIELCRAAGIRVIMITGDNKGTAVAICRRIGIFSEDEDVNGKAFTGREFDDLSPYDQKNAVRKGCCFARVEPSHKSKIVEFLQGMDEITAMTGDGVNDAPALKKAEIGIAMGSGTAVAKSASEMVLADDNFSSIVSAVEEGRAIYNNMKQFIRYLISSNVGEVVCIFLTAALGLPEALIPVQLLWVNLVTDGLPATALGFNPPDLDIMGRLPRSPREPLISGWLFFRYLTIGGYVGAATVAAAAWWFLYCDEGPMVSFYQLSHFMQCSEDNEDFASIRCDVFESSPPMTMALSVLVTIEMCNALNSLSENQSLVRMPPWSNCWLLSAMTLSMSLHFMIIYVDPLPMIFKLTHLNVEQWLMVAKLSFPVILFDELLKFVARTYLEV is encoded by the exons ATGGAGAACGCACACAGTAAGGAGTCGCCCGAGGTCCTGTCCTACTTCGGAGTCACCGAAGAGACCGGCCTGCCACCTGAGCAGGTGAAGAGGAACCTGGACAAGTACGGCTACAATG AGCTGCCAGCAGAAGAAG gAAAGAGTATCTGGGAATTGGTGGTGGAGCAGTTTGAGGATCTGTTGGTCAGAATCTTACTGCTGGCTGCCTGCATCTCCTTT GTGCTGGCCTTGTTCGAGGAAGGTGAAGAAACGGTCACTGCCTTTGTCGAGCCCTtcgtcatcctcctcatcctcattgCAAATGCCATCGTTGGGGTGTGGCAG GAGCGCAATGCGGAGAGTGCCATCGAAGCCCTGAAGGAGTATGAGCCCGAGATGGGGAAGGTGTACAGGTCggacaggaagagtgtgcagagAATCAAGGCCAGGGAGATTGTTCCTGGAGATGTGGTGGAGGTTTCTG TTGGTGACAAGGTGCCAGCCGACATCAGGATCATCTCCATCAAATCCACAACGCTGCGTGTGGACCAGTCCATTCTTACTG GCGAGTCGGTCAGTGTGATCAAGCACACCGATGCCGTCCCCGACCCCCGAGCTGTCAACCAGGACAAGAAGAACATGCTGTTCTCT GGCACCAACATCGCCTCTGGTAGAGCCACTGGCATCGCTGTTGCAACCGGTGTGTCCACTGAGATTGGAAAGATTCGTGACCAGATGGCAGCGACCGAGCAGGAAAAGACCCCTCTACAGCAAAAACTTGATGAGTTTGGGGAGCAGCTATCCAAG GTCATCTCCCTCATTTGCGTGGCCGTGTGGATCATCAACATTGGCCATTTCAATGACCCCGTCCATGGGGGGTCCTGGATCCGAGGTGCCATCTACTATTTCAAGATTGCTGTGGCTTTGGCTGTGGCTGCCATCCCCGAAG GTCTTCCCGCTGTCATCACCACCTGCCTGGCGCTGGGGACCCGTCGTATGGCCAAGAAGAACGCCATCGTCAGAAGTCTGCCGTCCGTGGAAACCTTGGGCTGCACCTCCGTCATCTGCTCCGACAAGACGGGCACCCTCACCACCAACCAGATGTGTGTGACCAAG ATGTTCATCATTGATAAAGTTGATGGCGACAGTGTTTCCCTGGGTCAGTTTGACATTTCAGGCTCCAAGTACACACCTGAAGGAGAAGT GACTAGGAATAATGGGTCTGTGAAGTGCGGACAGTACGATGGGTTAGTTGAGCTGGCAACCATCTGCGCCCTCTGCAATGACTCATCTTTAGACTACAACGAG GCCAAGGGCATTTATGAGAAAGTGGGCGAGGCCACGGAGACAGCCCTGTCCTGTTTGGTGGAGAAGATGAACGTGTTCAACACTGAAGTGCGTGGTCTGTCCAAGGTGGAGCGGGCCAACGCTTGCTGTTCA GTCATCAAGCAGCTGATGAAGAAGGAGTTCACCCTGGAGTTCTCCAGAGACAGGAAGTCCATGTCAGTTTACTGCGCACCTGCCAAGTCAGCCAAGTCTCCTGTGGGGAATAAAATGTTTATCAAG GGCGCTCCAGAAGGTGTGATTGACCGCTGCACTTATGTCCGTGTTGGCACCAACCGCGTACCACTGACTGGTCCAGTCAAAGACCACATCTTGTCGGTCATCAAGGAATGGGGCACCGGACGCGACACCCTCCGCTGCTTGGCCCTCGCCACCCGTGACTCGCCTCTGAGGAAGGAGGAGATGAACCTGGAGGACTCAAATAATTTTGTAGACTATGAG ACTGACTTGACCTTCGTTGGCTGCGTTGGGATGCTTGACCCTCCTCGCAAGGAGGTCATGAGCTCCATCGAGTTGTGCAGAGCTGCCGGCATCCGTGTCATCATGATTACTG GTGACAACAAGGGCACAGCTGTGGCTATCTGCCGCCGCATCGGCATCTtctctgaggatgaggatgtCAATGGAAAAGCCTTCACCGGTCGTGAGTTTGATGACCTTTCGCCGTATGACCAGAAAAACGCCGTCCGAAAGGGTTGCTGCTTTGCCAGAGTGGAGCCGTCACACAAATCTAAGATTGTTGAGTTCCTCCAGGGAATGGATGAGATTACTGCCATG ACCGGTGACGGAGTGAACGATGCCCCTGCCTTGAAAAAGGCGGAGATTGGCATCGCCATGGGCTCTGGCACTGCCGTTGCCAAGTCTGCCTCTGAGATGGTCCTGGCTGACGACAACTTCTCCTCCATTGTGTCTGCCGTTGAGGAGGGCAGAGCCATCTACAACAACATGAAGCAGTTCATCCGCTACCTCATCTCCTCCAACGTAGGCGAGGTCGTCTG CATCTTCTTGACCGCTGCCTTGGGTCTACCTGAAGCTCTGATTCCCGTCCAGCTTCTCTGGGTCAACCTGGTCACTGACGGTCTGCCCGCCACGGCTCTGGGCTTCAACCCCCCCGACCTGGACATCATGGGCAGACTCCCCCGCTCCCCCAGAGAGCCCCTCATCTCCGGTTGGCTCTTCTTCAGATATCTGACCATTGGAG GTTACGTTGGTGCCGCAACAGTGGCAGCAGCAGCTTGGTGGTTCCTGTACTGTGATGAAGGCCCGATGGTCAGCTTCTACCAGCTG TCTCATTTCATGCAGTGCAGCGAGGACAACGAGGACTTTGCGTCCATCCGctgtgatgtgtttgagtcttcTCCCCCTATGACCATGGCTCTGTCCGTGCTGGTCACCATCGAGATGTGCAACGCTCTCAACAG CTTGTCTGAGAACCAGTCCCTGGTGCGCATGCCCCCCTGGAGCAACTGCTGGCTTCTGTCTGCCATGACCCTCTCCATGTCCCTTCACTTCATGATCATCTACGTGGACCCCCTCCCC ATGATCTTCAAGCTTACACATCTGAATGTGGAGCAGTGGTTGATGGTGGCAAAACTGTCCTTCCCCGTCATTCTTTTTGATGAGCTTCTTAAGTTTGTGGCTCGCACATATCTTGAGG TCTAA
- the rabep2 gene encoding rab GTPase-binding effector protein 2 isoform X4, with protein sequence MRPGSRFCRRSLSTGGDPAGRTCSRKGRMDAEASSTESPPSVVHRLAEDETASSMDRRQSQPAELDAAAEGEGTPLSTEGYFSLQNCDSASLSSFSLDTPSLPRKILHQDDTDSLVSTGTLVPEAIYLPPAGHRLVTHSDWDALNAQLSELRGEVSRLQVEKEDLGRELETQTNHTHKQVSVLQSQVQTSETLLQDLQKSFSQSQNAVQSRLAELSLSQRRMCSDLSRLRGEEVDEDKPDTSPSLPPALHGAHCEERLRIEIVNLREQLDTRTDENEVLEVQLATLRTETERIQAQKDQLQAELLACRAELEALRVALSHVQATNKAVSSDKAALNQQCLELRSQVISLRSQVDTSQAVQRDFVQLSQSLQVKLELVRQAESLEQVRVVLGEERSEADSQPADTS encoded by the exons ATGAGGCCAGGATCTCGGTTCTGCAGGCGCAGCCTGTCGACTGGAGGAGATCCAGCGGGCAGAACATG TAGCAGGAAAGGCAGGATGGATGCAGAAGCCTCCTCTACTGAGTCCCCCCCGTCTGTCGTCCACAGACTGGCAGAGGACGAGACGGCGTCGTCAATGGACAGAAGGCAAAGTCAACCGGCAGAGCTGGACGCGGCGGCGGAGGGGGAAGGGACCCCACTCTCAACAGAGGGGTATTTTTCACTACAGAACTGCGACTCGGCCTCGTTGTCCTCCTTCTCCCTAGACACGCCCTCTCTGCCCAGAAAAATCCTCCATCAGGACGACACCGACTCGCTGGTGTCCACGGGAACTCTGGTGCCCGAGGCGATCTACCTGCCGCCGGCCGGACACCGGCTGGTCACGCACAGCGACTGGGATGCTCTCAATGCAcag CTGTCAGAGCTGCGAGGGGAAGTGAGTCGGCTGCAGGTGGAGAAGGAAGACCTGGGGAGAGAGCTGGAGACGCAGaccaaccacacacacaaacag gtTTCAGTGCTTCAGTCTCAGGTCCAGACTTCAGAAACTCTCCTCCAGGATTTGCAGAAATCTTTTAGTCAGTCGCAGAATGCAGTCCAGAGCCGACTG GCAGAGTTGTCCCTTTCTCAGCGGAGGATGTGCAGTGACCTGTCCAGACTGAGAGGAGAAGAGGTTGACGAGGATAAACCAGACACCAGCCCATCGTTACCTCCAGCTCTGCAT GGTGCGCACTGTGAAGAGCGCCTTCGAATTGAAATCGTCAACCTGAGGGAGCAGTTGGACACCCGGACGGACGAGAACG AAGTTTTAGAGG TGCAGCTTGCCACTCTGAGGACGGAGACGGAGAGGATCCAGGCTCAGAAAGACCAGCTGCAGGCTGAGCTTCTGGCCTGCCGCGCCGAGCTGGAAGCCCTGCGGGTGGCGCTGTCTCACGTGCAGGCCACCAACAAAGCCGTCAGCAGTGATAAA GCAGCTCTGAACCAACAGTGTCTGGAGCTTCGTAGCCAAGTGATCAGTCTGCGCTCTCAAGTGGACACCAGCCAGGCCGTGCAGAGAGACTTTGTCCAGCTCTCTCAGTCACTGCAG GTGAAGCTGGAGTTGGTTCGGCAGGCGGAGAGTCTGGAGCAGGTCAGGGTAGTTTTGGGGGAGGAACGAAGTGAGGCTGATTCCCAGCCCGCTGACACCTCATGA